The following nucleotide sequence is from Lysobacter panacisoli.
AGCAGCGGTTGGCGACCCAATGTTGGCTCTGGCGCTCACCCTAACGGTGTTGGCCTGGACTTCACTCGTTTGCAACTAACTCAGAATGGGCAAGCTATCGGCACTACGTTTATCGATCCCGGCAAGCGTATTGGACGCGACCCTTCAACTCCAGAGCCCGACTTGGGCCGTCAGTATCGCGAGTCGCTGTATGCCATTCGGCAGGAAGCAGGCATACGCCAGATCTTCGCGCCTTGGCAGATGCTTGGCTCCCCGGACGGCCAATTCCGTGCGAACCACCCTAACCGCATCAACGACAACGACTGGATACACCGCCACCACGTTCACATCGGACTGAGGGTCTACTGAGACATGAGCAAGCGCCTGTTGGCTATATTTGTAGGAATGTCGCTTTATTTTGCGGCAAACGCCGATTGCAATGATCACGCGGACCGGTGGGCTCCTATCCGAAAGTGGCGCACGTCCTACCTCGTGGTAAGCAACGTCGGGTACTCGTGGATATATGCCATGTCGGATGACGGAACAATAAAAATCTACCGTCCGAGCAGAGTCGACGCGAACAGGTATCCGTGCACGCGAAAGGAAAGACAGAGCGGCTCATGGTGCGTTGCTACCGGACGTCTATATCAAGCTGGACCTAGAATCATTGCCAAGAGTGCCAACGGGTTGGACGAGCAGTTCTATCTGACGAAGGAGGGCAAGATGTGCGCTGCCGCGAATGAACAAAACGACTTCTCTGGCCAATGTGAGGACGAAGGATACAAGGAGGCAATGAGCCTCTTTTCGGTGTATCCACGTGCAATGGCATCGGACAGCGGACTGGACGAACTGGACGGCTATTACCGGATGAATGCCATTAGATGCACGCCGGCCGGCGAGCATGCTCCATGCAGAGGCGAACTCAAGGACTGCCTTCGCATTGAAACGTATCGAGGGAGCCATCGCGTGGAGGTATACAGCACTCAGGCATACCAACATGTATGCGCTTTCAGCATCGAAATGAGGGGAGTGAACGGAGAACTGGTTTACGACAGCCCCCTAGGCCAAGTGATTCTCCGGAGGGTGGGCAACCAGCTCGTTATTGCATCTGATGGCATCGACCCGACAGCAGGAGGGCTGGGATTCTGCGGCGCTCATGCAGATATCGATATGCTTGCATTCCCCCTATCCGGGAAAGTCGAAACAGATGCGCAGTGTTTCAGGGACGGGCCATAAGCGGAGCCTGAAGCAGCCCGGAGACCATATGACCTAACTAAGCCACGGCCGTCCGCGCACGCGGTACACCGACAGGAACACCGCTGCGACCCATGCGCTCGCCACCGCCCATCCGGCGAGGATGTCCGAGGGGTAATGCACGCCCAGATAGACGCGCGACAGGCCGACCAGCAAGACGAACGGCGCCATCACCGCGACCACCGCCCAGCGCCAGCGCGTGTGCCAGGCCAGCATGACCAGCACGCAGGCCAGCGTCATCGAGCCCATCGCATGGCCGCTGGGAAAACTGTAGGTCGTCTCCGGCGCAATCGATTCCCACAGCGACGGGCGTTCGCGTGTGAAGAACAGTTTGGCGCCGATGTTGAGCAGCGCCGATCCGCCGAGCGCGATCGCAGCGAAAGTGGCTTCGCGATACCGGCGCAGCACGCCGAGCACGAGCACGAAGGCGATGTCGAACGGCACCACGCCCCAGGCATAGCCCAGTTCCGACATGACGACGAAGAAATCGTCGAAGCCCTGCCGCGCCATCGCGTGCGCGAACAGCAGGATCGGTTCGTCGAAGGCGATGGCTTCCTGCTCGTGGATCTCGTCGGCGAGTTCGCCGAACGCCCACAACGGCAGCAACAGTCCGCCGAAGACCAGCAGCAGGCGCATGCCGTGGCGGCGCAGGACCTCCGCGCCGAAGCGCAGTGCGATCGCGAGCGCGCCCTCGCCCTCAGCCGCCACGCGTGGCGTCGGCCGTGCCGAACTTGCGCTCGACGTAACGGTCGATCAGGTCGACGAACTCAAGCGCGATGTTCTCGCCGCGCAGGGTCACGGTCTTCTCGCCATCCTCGAACACCGGCGCCGACGGTGCTTCGCCCGTGCCTGGCAGCGAAATGCCGATGTTGGCGTGGCGCGACTCGCCCGGCCCGTTGACGATGCAACCCATCACGGCGAGCGTGAGGTTCTCCGCGCCCGGATGGCTGATCTTCCATTCCGGCATCTTCGCGCGCACGTGTTCCTGCACGGTCTTGGCCAGCTCCTGGAAGAACGTGCTGGTGGTGCGCCCGCAACCGGGGCACGCGGTGACCATCGGCGTGAACGCACGCAGGCCCATCGTCTGCAGCAGTTCCTGCGCGACGATGACTTCGTTGGTGCGCGACTGGCCCGGCTCGGGCGTGAGCGAGATGCGGATGGTGTCGCCGATGCCTTCCTGCAGCAGCACGCCGAGCGCGGCGCTCGACGCGACGATGCCCTTGCTGCCGATGCCGGCCTCGGTGAGGCCCAGGTGCAGCGCGTAATCGCCGCGACGGGCGAGTTCGCGGTACACCGCGATCAGTTCCTGCACGCCGCTGACCTTGGCGCTGAGCACGATCCGGTCGGCCGGCAGGCCCAGCTCCACCGCACGGTCAGCCGAATCCAGCGCCGAGCGGATCAGCGCTTCGCGCAGCACTTCGGCAGCGTCCTTGGGTTGCGCCAGCGTGTGGTTCTCGTCCATCAGGCGCGCTGCCAATGCCTGGTCCAGCGAGCCCCAGTTGGCGCCGATGCGCACCGGCTTCCCGTATTTGATCGCCAGCTCGATCAGCGTCGCGAACTGGCTGTCCTTCTTCTTGCCGAAGCCGACATTGCCGGGATTGATGCGGTACTTCGCCAGCGCTCCGGCGCAGGCCGGTTCGGCGGTCAGCAGCTGATGGCCGTTGTAGTGGAAGTCGCCGATGATCGGCACGCTCACGCCCATCATCGCCAGCTTGTCGACGATGCGCGGCACGGCCGCGGCGGCTTCCGGCGTGTTGACGGTGACGCGCACCAGTTCGGAGCCGGCGCGCCACAGTTCGGCGACCTGCTTCGTGGTGGACGCGACATCGGCCGTGTCGGTATTGGTCATCGACTGCACGACGACCGGATGGCCGCCGCCGACGTCGACGCCGCCAATGCGCACCGCGCGCGTCAGCAGGCGCGGCAGGGGTCCGAAACCGGGGTGGGCGCAGGGCGCCGGAGCATGCGAATTCATGGACCGTATTGTAGGCCACCGCGACGCGCGGACCGCCAGGCGCGCCGTGCGGCGGGTCCGGCGTGCGCTCGCGTTCACGTGACCCACGCCCCGCTCTGCGCTACCGTGGCCGGCCGCCGAACGCCGCCGTCCATGAGCCCCGACCCCGACACCAGCCGCCCCGACCGGGTGCTCACGCCGAGCCAGCTGAACACGCTCGCGCGCGACCTGCTGGAGGGCGCGTTCCCGTCGATCTGGATCGAGGGCGAACTGGGCAACGTGTCGCGGCCGTCTTCGGGCCATCTGTACTTCACCCTCAAGGACGCGCGCGCGCAGATCCGCTGCGCGATGTTCCGCCCCAAGAGCAGCTGGCTGCGCTTCACGCCGCGCGAAGGCCTGCGCGTCCTCGGTCGCGGCCGACTCACCCTGTACGAGGCGCGCGGCGAGTTCCAGCTGGTGCTGGACCACATGGAGGAAGCCGGAGAAGGCGCACTGCGCCGCGCGTTCGACGAACTCAAGGCCAGGCTCGCCGAAGAAGGCCTGTTCGACAACGAACGCAAGCGCCCGCTGCCGCGTTTCGTGCGCCGCGTCGGCGTGATCACCTCGCCCACCGGCGCGGCGGTACGCGACGTGCTGAGCGTACTCGCACGGCGTTTCCCGCTGATCGAGGCCGACGTGCTGCCGGTACCCGTGCAGGGCGATGGCGCCGCACCGCAGATCGTGGCGATGCTGCAGCGGGCGATCGCCTCGCAGCGCTACGACGTGCTGGTGCTGGCGCGGGGCGGCGGTTCGCTCGAAGACCTGTGGGCGTTCAACGACGAGCGCCTGGCGCGGACCATCGCCGCCTCGCCCGTGCCGATCGTTTCGGCCGTCGGCCACGAGACCGACTTCAGCCTCAGCGATTTCGCCGCCGACGTGCGCGCGCCCACGCCCTCCGTCGCGGCCGAGCTGCTCGCGCCGCACCGCGACGATCTGTTGCCACGCCTGCGCATGCTCGAAGCGCGCCTGCGCAACCTGCACACCCAGCGCCTGCGCCAGGCCATGCAGCGTGCGGACCGCGCGTGGCTGCGCCTGCATTCGCTGCGCCCGCAGGCGCGACTGGACCTGCTGCATCGCCGTCAGGACGATGCACTGCGCCGCCTCGACGCGGCCTGGAAGCGTCGCATGGAACGCGAACGCGCGCACCTTCGCCATGCCGACGCCGTCCTGCGTGCCGCGCATCCGCAGCGCCGCATCGCGCGTCTGCGCGAACGCCTCGCCGCACTGGCCCCGCGACCGCAATCGGCGATCGTGCGCAGGATCGGCCGCGACGCCGTGCATCTGCGCGGGCTGGCGCGTTCGCTGGAAGCGGTGAGTCCGCTGGCGACCATCGCGCGCGGCTACTCGATCCTCCAGCACGAGGACGGCCGCATCGTGCGCAGCGTGCTCGACGCCGCACCGGGCGACCGCCTGTCCGCACGCGTGTCCGACGGCCAGCTCGGCCTTCGCGTGGAACCGCGCGACGCCGACGACTGACGCGTCGCGCACGGGCATCCCCGACCTCGGCGGCCCCACCGCGTACCCTGCCCGGACACACGCAACGCTGCGTCATGCCGGTGCTCACGCCGGTCCCGTTACGATGCCGCACGATGCGTCTCCGGCATTGCACCGAGGAGCTGGGATGACCAAGGCCTCCGATCTGTTCGTCGCCGCGCTTGAAGCCGAGCGCGTGCAATACGTCTTCGGCATTCCCGGCGAGGAGAACCTCGACCTGCTCGAGTCGCTGCGCAACTCGACCATCCGGCTCGTGCTCACCCGGCACGAGCAGGCGGCGGGGTTCATGGCCGCCACCTACGGCCGAATCACCGGCAAGGCGGGCGTGTGCCTGTCCACGCTCGGGCCGGGCGCGACCAACCTGGTCACCGCCGCGGCGTACGCGCAGCTCGGCGCGATGCCGATGCTGATGATCACCGGGCAGAAGCCGATCAAGAGCAGCCGGCAGGGTCATTTCCAGATCGTGGACGTGGTCGATGCGATGCGACCGCTCACCAAGTACACGCGCCAGATCGTGTCCGCCGATGCGATCCCCGCGCGCGTGCGCGAAGCCTTCCGCCGCGCCGAGGAAGAACGCCCGGGCGCGACCCACCTGGAATTGCCGCAGGACATCGCCGGCGACGAGACCTCGTCGAAGCTCATCCCCGCGTCGTTCTCGCGCCGCCCGGTCGCCGACGAGAAGGCGCTGGAGCGCGCGACCGAAGCGATCGTCGCCGCGCGACATCCGCTGCTGATGATCGGCGCGGGCGCGAACCGCAAGACCACCGCGCGCCAGCTGCGTGCGCTGGTCGACAAGCTCGGCATTCCGTTCTTCACCACGCAGATGGGCAAGGGCGTGATCGACGAGCTGCACCCGCTATGGCTAGGCAATGCGGCGCTGTCGGACCACGATTTCGTGCACCGCGCCATCGACGCGGCGGACTGCATCGTCAACATCGGCCACGACGTGATCGAGAAGCCACCGTTCTTCATGCGCGAAGGACGCCGCACCGTCATCCACGTCAATTACGAAGGGGCCGAGGTCGATGCGGTGTACTTCCCGCAGATCG
It contains:
- a CDS encoding phosphatase PAP2 family protein; its protein translation is MRLLLVFGGLLLPLWAFGELADEIHEQEAIAFDEPILLFAHAMARQGFDDFFVVMSELGYAWGVVPFDIAFVLVLGVLRRYREATFAAIALGGSALLNIGAKLFFTRERPSLWESIAPETTYSFPSGHAMGSMTLACVLVMLAWHTRWRWAVVAVMAPFVLLVGLSRVYLGVHYPSDILAGWAVASAWVAAVFLSVYRVRGRPWLS
- the ispG gene encoding flavodoxin-dependent (E)-4-hydroxy-3-methylbut-2-enyl-diphosphate synthase — translated: MNSHAPAPCAHPGFGPLPRLLTRAVRIGGVDVGGGHPVVVQSMTNTDTADVASTTKQVAELWRAGSELVRVTVNTPEAAAAVPRIVDKLAMMGVSVPIIGDFHYNGHQLLTAEPACAGALAKYRINPGNVGFGKKKDSQFATLIELAIKYGKPVRIGANWGSLDQALAARLMDENHTLAQPKDAAEVLREALIRSALDSADRAVELGLPADRIVLSAKVSGVQELIAVYRELARRGDYALHLGLTEAGIGSKGIVASSAALGVLLQEGIGDTIRISLTPEPGQSRTNEVIVAQELLQTMGLRAFTPMVTACPGCGRTTSTFFQELAKTVQEHVRAKMPEWKISHPGAENLTLAVMGCIVNGPGESRHANIGISLPGTGEAPSAPVFEDGEKTVTLRGENIALEFVDLIDRYVERKFGTADATRGG
- the xseA gene encoding exodeoxyribonuclease VII large subunit — translated: MSPDPDTSRPDRVLTPSQLNTLARDLLEGAFPSIWIEGELGNVSRPSSGHLYFTLKDARAQIRCAMFRPKSSWLRFTPREGLRVLGRGRLTLYEARGEFQLVLDHMEEAGEGALRRAFDELKARLAEEGLFDNERKRPLPRFVRRVGVITSPTGAAVRDVLSVLARRFPLIEADVLPVPVQGDGAAPQIVAMLQRAIASQRYDVLVLARGGGSLEDLWAFNDERLARTIAASPVPIVSAVGHETDFSLSDFAADVRAPTPSVAAELLAPHRDDLLPRLRMLEARLRNLHTQRLRQAMQRADRAWLRLHSLRPQARLDLLHRRQDDALRRLDAAWKRRMERERAHLRHADAVLRAAHPQRRIARLRERLAALAPRPQSAIVRRIGRDAVHLRGLARSLEAVSPLATIARGYSILQHEDGRIVRSVLDAAPGDRLSARVSDGQLGLRVEPRDADD
- a CDS encoding acetolactate synthase large subunit; the protein is MTKASDLFVAALEAERVQYVFGIPGEENLDLLESLRNSTIRLVLTRHEQAAGFMAATYGRITGKAGVCLSTLGPGATNLVTAAAYAQLGAMPMLMITGQKPIKSSRQGHFQIVDVVDAMRPLTKYTRQIVSADAIPARVREAFRRAEEERPGATHLELPQDIAGDETSSKLIPASFSRRPVADEKALERATEAIVAARHPLLMIGAGANRKTTARQLRALVDKLGIPFFTTQMGKGVIDELHPLWLGNAALSDHDFVHRAIDAADCIVNIGHDVIEKPPFFMREGRRTVIHVNYEGAEVDAVYFPQIEVVGDIAHTVWQLGERVTPQTHWNFAFFDRVREALLSNLRERADDDRFPLVPQRLVAEVRAAMDARDVVCLDNGLYKLWFARCYRCREPNTLLLDNALATMGAGLPSAIAARIVCPDRKVLAVCGDGGFMMNSQELETAVRLGLDLTVLVLRDDAYGMIKWKQAHERYPSFGMDLGNPDFVEYARSYGARGHRPRSADEFAPLLRQALDTPGIDLIEVPIDYSDDDRLLNEEIPRLSAALA